One window of the Zea mays cultivar B73 chromosome 3, Zm-B73-REFERENCE-NAM-5.0, whole genome shotgun sequence genome contains the following:
- the LOC100384658 gene encoding diacylglycerol kinase 5-like isoform X1, with product MENDVEKNNMVKEFYIPTYIFVPESPVEHASQIPTCPVIVFVNTKSGGQLGRELIVTYRKLLNHAQVFDLLDEAPDNVLHRLYSNLERLKHGGDTLASEVYRRLRLIVAGGDGTAGWLLGVVSDLKLGHPPPVATVPLGTGNNLPYSFGWGKKNPGTDYDSVISFLQLVRESREMNIDSWHIVMRMESPKDSPCDPIAPPDLPHSLHAFRRMPKTDPQDMEYSYTYRGGFWNYFSMGMDAQVSYAFHSQRKLHPEKFKNQLSNQKTYLKLACTQGWFCASLFHPMSRNIACLAKVKIMKKSGKWETMEIPQSIRSIVCLNLPSFSGGLNPWGTPSKRKQRKRDLVMPPLVDDGLLEVVGFKDAWHGLVLLSPKGHGTRLAQAHRVRFEFLRGATDHAYMRMDGEPWKQPLPTDDGKVVVEISHAGQVKMLATKDCIAKGVHDHESCPAISTVHPESIYNDMNDDFEEERRNFGAALSFRYLSDVNKQ from the exons ATGGAGAACGATGTTGAGAAAAATAACATGGTGAAAGAGTTCTATATCCCAACCTATATTTTCGTGCCAGAGTCTCCAGTGGAGCATGCATCTCAGATACCTACTTGTCCGGTGATTGTTTTTGTCAACACAAAAAGTGGAGGTCAACTGGGACGTGAGTTGATTGTCACATACCGTAAGCTTCTCAACCATGCCCAG GTATTTGATCTGCTTGATGAAGCTCCAGACAATGTCTTGCACAGACTATACAGCAACCTGGAAAGGCTCAAGCACGGTGGTGACACTCTTGCTTCTGAAGTCTATAGGAGACTAAGGCTAATA GTTGCTGGAGGTGATGGAACGGCAGGTTGGTTGCTTGGAGTTGTATCTGATCTTAAGTTAGGACATCCACCTCCTGTAGCTACAGTTCCGCTGGGGACTGGAAATAACTTGCCATATTCTTTTGGATGG GGAAAGAAAAATCCTGGAACAGATTATGATTCGGTCATATCATTTCTTCAGTTGGTAAGAGAATCAAGAGAGATGAACATTGACAG CTGGCACATTGTCATGAGAATGGAGAGCCCAAAAGATTCTCCTTGTGATCCAATTGCACCTCCTGACTTGCCTCATTCTTTGCATGCATTTCGACGTATGCCAAAGACAGATCCACAAGATATG GAGTATTCTTATACATATCGTGGGGGATTTTGGAATTACTTCAGTATGG GAATGGATGCCCAAGTGTCTTATGCATTTCATTCTCAGAGGAAACTGCATCCAGAGAAGTTCAAGAATCAGTTGTCCAATCAG AAAACATACTTGAAGCTGGCATGCACACAAGGATGGTTTTGTGCCTCTTTGTTTCATCCAATGTCACG GAACATTGCTTGCCTTGCGAAAGTGAAGATAATGAAAAAATCTGGAAAATGGGAAACCATGGAAATTCCACAAAG TATTCGGTCCATTGTTTGTCTCAATTTGCCCAGCTTCTCTGGTGGACTAAACCCTTGGGGAACACCAAGTAAGAGGAAGCAAAGAAAA CGAGACTTGGTGATGCCTCCACTTGTGGATGATGGCCTTCTAGAGGTTGTGGGTTTCAAAGATGCTTGGCATGGCCTTGTCTTGCTATCTCCAAAAGGCCATGGAACTCGCCTTGCTCAG GCTCACCGTGTCCGATTCGAGTTCCTCAGAGGCGCAACTGATCATGCTTACATGAGAATGGATGGGGAACCCTGGAAGCAGCCTCTTCCCACGGATGATGGCAAAGTCGTGGTAGAGATCTCCCATGCTGGGCAGGTGAAGATGCTCGCGACCAAAGACTGCATAGCCAAAGGGGTCCATGACCATGAGTCGTGCCCAGCTATTTCAACGGTTCATCCAGAGTCCATCTACAACGACATGAACGATGACTTCGAGGAGGAACGGAGGAACTTTGGTGCCGCCTTGTCGTTTCGATACTTGAGTGATGTGAACAAACAATAA
- the LOC100192770 gene encoding Universal stress protein PHOS34: protein MAAKLSTSADAPASVRLSAAAQAAAIQPSSPRFFFSSLAGTNPASPHRRIAIAVDLSDESAFAVKWAVQNYLRPGDAVVLLHVRPTSVLYGADWGSIPVSVADEADAAEDAAAAAEGGPSEEELQKKREEEYDAFTSTKAQDLAQPLVDAQIPFKIHVVKDHDMKERLCLEAERLGLSAMIMGSRGFGASRKGGKGRLGSVSDYCVHHCVCPVVVVRYPDDAADASGDASGATDELHTVPEDEPVYHDAPEVQKEN, encoded by the exons ATGGCGGCCAAGCTCTCCACCAGCGCCGACGCCCCGGCCTCGGTGCGGCTCTCCGCAGCAGCGCAGGCGGCTGCGATCCAGCCCTCCTCTCCGCGCTTCTTCTTCTCCTCGCTGGCCGGGACCAACCCGGCCTCCCCGCATCGCCGCATCGCCATTGCCGTCGATCTCTCCGACGAGTCCGCCTTCGCCGTCAAGTGGGCCGTGCAGAACTACCTCCGCCCCGGGGACGCCGTCGTGCTGCTCCACGTGCGCCCCACCTCCGTTCTCTACGGCGCCGACTGGGGTTCCATCCCGGTCTCCGTCGCTGACGAGGCCGACGCTGCCgaggacgccgccgccgccgccgagggcGGCCCCTCCGAGGAGGAGCTGCAGAAGAAGCGGGAGGAGGAATACGACGCCTTCACCTCTACCAAGGCGCAGGACCTCGCGCAGCCGCTTGTCGATGCCCAGATCCCCTTCAAGATCCATGTCGTCAAGGACCACGACATGAAGGAGCGCCTCTGCCTCGAGGCTGAGCGCCTTGGCCTGTCCGCTATGATCATGGGGAGCCGCGGTTTTGGGGCCTCTCGGAAAGGCGGCAAGGGGAGGCTTGGGAGTGTTAGTGATTACTGTGTACACCACTGTGTATGCCCCGTTGTGGTTGTTCGCTACCCTGATGATGCTGCAGATGCCAGTGGAGATGCATCAGGGGCGACAGATGAGTTGCACACTGTACCAGAGGACGAACCTGTTTATCACGATGCGCCTGAGGTGCAGAAAG AAAactga